In Streptomyces sp. TS71-3, the following proteins share a genomic window:
- a CDS encoding PP2C family protein-serine/threonine phosphatase, with the protein MSHLVGPARPGSRVYISAGDQQLAAAGGRWIGLTRLLVRLAPWVLLAGGLFFDATLPVRYSAVPIFVAAPLIAAPFYQMRFVLIVNAIAVIGVLVRNIERMSIDAPSGITQLSTCVVVTLLAVVINRVVRRGETLLVSAREIASAAQRAVLPEPAERIAGLEVAARYEAAQAGASIGGDFYAVQDTPRGVRVLVGDVRGKGMGAVSAVAVLIGAFREAAEQETSLEAVAQRLDRALAREAAMRRGDEAFEEFATAVFAEIPHGGGAVRIVNRGHPWPLILYADGALLEVATDEGSLPLGMSELGAWPPQPQNLTFPRGATLLMFTDGVTEARDAQGVFFDPTASLSGQIVGAPGRLLNVVVDEVRRHTAGAGEDDLALLAVRRP; encoded by the coding sequence ATGTCCCACCTGGTCGGCCCCGCCCGCCCGGGCTCCAGGGTGTACATCTCCGCGGGCGACCAGCAGCTCGCGGCGGCCGGCGGCCGGTGGATCGGGCTGACCCGCCTCCTGGTGCGGCTGGCGCCGTGGGTGCTCCTCGCGGGCGGGCTGTTCTTCGACGCGACGCTGCCGGTGCGCTACAGCGCGGTGCCGATCTTCGTGGCGGCGCCGCTGATCGCCGCGCCGTTCTACCAGATGCGGTTCGTGCTGATCGTCAACGCGATCGCGGTGATCGGCGTGCTGGTGCGCAACATCGAGCGCATGTCGATCGACGCGCCGAGCGGCATCACCCAGCTCAGCACGTGCGTCGTGGTGACCCTGCTCGCGGTGGTCATCAACCGCGTGGTGCGGCGCGGCGAGACCCTGCTCGTCTCCGCCCGGGAGATCGCCTCCGCCGCCCAGCGTGCGGTGCTGCCCGAACCGGCCGAACGGATCGCCGGCCTGGAGGTGGCGGCGCGCTACGAGGCGGCCCAGGCGGGGGCCTCCATCGGCGGTGACTTCTACGCCGTACAGGACACGCCGCGCGGCGTGCGGGTCCTGGTCGGCGACGTGAGGGGCAAGGGCATGGGGGCGGTGTCCGCCGTCGCCGTGCTCATCGGAGCGTTCCGGGAGGCCGCCGAGCAGGAGACCTCGCTGGAGGCGGTGGCGCAGCGGCTCGACCGCGCGCTGGCCAGGGAGGCGGCGATGCGGCGCGGCGACGAGGCGTTCGAGGAGTTCGCCACCGCCGTCTTCGCGGAGATCCCGCACGGCGGCGGCGCCGTCCGGATCGTCAACCGCGGTCACCCCTGGCCCCTGATCCTTTACGCGGACGGCGCCCTGCTGGAGGTGGCGACGGACGAGGGCTCGCTGCCGCTCGGCATGTCCGAACTGGGCGCCTGGCCGCCGCAGCCCCAGAACCTCACCTTCCCCCGCGGGGCGACCCTGCTGATGTTCACCGACGGGGTCACCGAGGCCCGCGACGCGCAGGGCGTCTTCTTCGACCCGACGGCGAGCCTGAGCGGGCAGATCGTGGGCGCCCCGGGCCGGCTGCTGAACGTCGTCGTGGACGAGGTCCGCCGCCACACCGCCGGGGCCGGCGAGGACGACCTCGCACTGCTCGCGGTCCGCCGGCCGTGA
- the trmB gene encoding tRNA (guanosine(46)-N7)-methyltransferase TrmB encodes MFPVGAGPAADPVRGRVERGIRSFQPRRGRVTSGQAAALRRLWPRFGFEVDGASVLDLDSLFEGRPVVLEIGFGMGDATARMAADDPETGILAVDVHTPGQGNLLALVERAGLTNIRVANGDAVILLRMMLRPASLDGLRVYFPDPWPKKRHQKRRLIQPAFLDLAASRLKPGALLHCATDWEPYAEQMLRVLTAHPCFDNTSADGGFAARPPFRPRTRFEEQGEEKGHVVRDLLFRRNTADVPAGSTERPAGGEPPKAPGARP; translated from the coding sequence ATGTTTCCTGTTGGTGCCGGGCCCGCGGCCGATCCTGTTCGGGGGCGGGTCGAGCGGGGGATCCGGAGTTTCCAGCCGCGGCGGGGGCGGGTGACCTCCGGGCAGGCCGCTGCGCTGCGGCGGTTGTGGCCGCGGTTCGGGTTCGAGGTCGACGGGGCGAGCGTGCTCGATCTGGACTCGCTCTTCGAAGGCCGGCCCGTCGTCCTGGAGATCGGTTTCGGCATGGGCGACGCCACCGCCCGGATGGCCGCCGACGATCCGGAGACCGGCATCCTCGCCGTCGACGTGCACACGCCCGGCCAGGGCAACCTGCTCGCCCTCGTGGAGCGTGCCGGCCTCACCAACATCCGCGTCGCGAACGGCGACGCCGTCATCCTGCTGCGCATGATGCTGCGGCCCGCGTCCCTCGACGGGCTGCGCGTCTACTTCCCCGATCCGTGGCCGAAGAAGCGGCACCAGAAGCGGCGGCTGATCCAGCCCGCGTTCCTCGACCTCGCCGCGAGCCGCCTCAAGCCGGGCGCGCTGCTGCACTGCGCCACCGACTGGGAGCCGTACGCGGAGCAGATGCTCCGGGTGCTGACCGCGCACCCCTGCTTCGACAACACCAGCGCCGACGGTGGTTTCGCGGCCCGTCCGCCGTTCCGCCCCCGCACCCGTTTCGAGGAGCAGGGCGAGGAGAAGGGGCACGTGGTGCGCGACCTGCTGTTCCGGCGCAACACCGCCGACGTGCCTGCGGGCAGCACGGAACGTCCCGCCGGCGGCGAGCCGCCGAAGGCCCCGGGCGCCCGCCCGTAG
- a CDS encoding aldo/keto reductase → MTSLRPLGISDLAVSPLCLGGNVFGWTADEKQSFEVLDAYAAAGGNFVDTADVYMARIEGLKGGESETVIGKWLASRGNRDEVVVATKVGGHPDYTGLAPATIKAAAEESLRRLGTDHIDLYYTHFDDPSVPVEDIVTALDDLVKAGKVRALGASNISAERLKASLDFAERENLARYVAIQPHYNLVSRDTYEGALLDTAEAAGLSAAPYFSLAAGFLTGKYRPGTTVESARAERAAGYASTERGLAVLEALETVAGAHGVELATVAVAWLLTRPTVVSPIASARTLEQLPALLAVNDLTLTDDEVRLLTEVSA, encoded by the coding sequence ATGACTTCACTCCGTCCGCTGGGCATATCCGACCTCGCCGTCTCCCCTCTCTGCCTCGGTGGCAACGTCTTCGGCTGGACCGCCGACGAGAAGCAGTCGTTCGAGGTCCTCGACGCCTATGCCGCCGCCGGCGGCAACTTCGTCGACACCGCCGACGTCTACATGGCCCGGATCGAGGGCCTGAAGGGCGGCGAGTCCGAGACCGTCATCGGCAAGTGGCTGGCATCACGCGGCAACCGCGACGAGGTCGTCGTCGCCACCAAGGTCGGCGGGCACCCCGACTACACGGGCCTCGCCCCGGCCACCATCAAGGCCGCCGCCGAGGAGTCGCTGCGCCGCCTCGGCACGGACCACATCGACCTCTACTACACGCACTTCGACGACCCGTCCGTGCCCGTGGAGGACATCGTCACCGCCCTGGACGACCTGGTGAAGGCGGGCAAGGTGCGGGCGCTGGGCGCCTCGAACATCTCCGCCGAGCGCCTCAAGGCCTCCCTCGACTTCGCCGAGCGCGAGAACCTCGCCCGGTACGTGGCGATCCAGCCGCACTACAACCTGGTCTCCCGCGACACCTACGAGGGCGCCCTGCTGGACACCGCCGAGGCGGCCGGCCTCTCCGCCGCGCCCTACTTCTCGCTCGCCGCCGGGTTCCTGACCGGCAAGTACCGTCCCGGCACGACCGTCGAGAGCGCACGCGCGGAGCGCGCGGCCGGATACGCGTCGACCGAGCGGGGCCTCGCGGTGCTGGAGGCGCTGGAGACCGTCGCCGGGGCGCACGGAGTGGAGCTCGCCACCGTCGCCGTCGCGTGGCTCCTCACCCGCCCCACCGTCGTCTCCCCGATCGCCAGCGCCCGCACCCTGGAGCAACTCCCGGCGCTCCTCGCGGTGAACGACCTCACCCTCACCGACGACGAGGTCCGGCTCCTCACCGAGGTCTCCGCCTGA
- a CDS encoding M23 family metallopeptidase, with amino-acid sequence MAAADAPSAGAPSAGLASGDARSTREFPVPDFDAGYAGDFTGADGEAGPYDDVRRPGDGFFAGAGPDEDEELGEWNPTADSVRPMRGRHKVMKQRGGLARSSTVLGVGVIAAVGAGGIATAEGGKPPVHIAMPDLSSVAHELPAEARALPGVGHLLPGGSGSSGTDAAPLSGAGVTAEDAKHGTTDAGEALRERILQQAEQQQDQAETAVERAAESAAAKQAAEEAAKQKQAAVDKAAAEKKKAEEAARRKAEAERLARLAKSFTLPVSSYTLTSRFGDPGSMWSSGFHTGLDFAAPTGTPLKAIHTATVKEAGWSGSYGYRTVLQLDDGTELWYCHQSQINVSVGQKVTTGQVIGRVGATGNVTGPHLHLEVHPGGGAAVDPFPWLEKDGMTP; translated from the coding sequence ATCGCCGCCGCCGACGCCCCCTCCGCCGGCGCCCCCTCCGCCGGCCTCGCGTCCGGTGACGCGCGTAGCACCCGTGAGTTCCCCGTCCCGGACTTCGACGCCGGCTACGCCGGCGACTTCACCGGCGCCGACGGCGAGGCCGGGCCCTACGACGACGTCAGGCGGCCCGGCGACGGCTTCTTCGCCGGCGCGGGCCCCGACGAGGACGAAGAGCTCGGCGAGTGGAACCCCACAGCCGACTCCGTACGCCCCATGCGCGGCAGACACAAGGTCATGAAGCAGCGCGGCGGCCTCGCCCGCAGCTCCACCGTCCTCGGCGTCGGCGTGATCGCCGCCGTCGGCGCGGGCGGCATCGCCACCGCGGAGGGCGGCAAGCCCCCGGTGCACATCGCCATGCCGGACCTGTCCTCCGTCGCCCACGAACTGCCCGCCGAGGCCAGGGCGCTGCCCGGCGTCGGCCACCTGCTCCCCGGCGGCTCCGGCTCGTCCGGCACGGACGCCGCCCCGCTGAGTGGCGCCGGAGTCACCGCGGAGGACGCCAAGCACGGCACCACCGACGCGGGCGAGGCGCTGCGCGAGCGGATCCTCCAGCAGGCCGAGCAGCAGCAGGACCAGGCCGAGACCGCCGTCGAGCGGGCCGCGGAGAGCGCCGCCGCGAAGCAGGCGGCCGAGGAGGCGGCCAAGCAGAAGCAGGCCGCTGTGGACAAGGCCGCCGCCGAGAAGAAGAAGGCCGAGGAGGCGGCCCGGCGCAAGGCCGAGGCCGAGCGGCTGGCCCGGCTCGCCAAGAGCTTCACCCTCCCCGTCTCCTCGTACACCCTCACCTCCCGGTTCGGCGACCCCGGTTCGATGTGGTCGTCCGGCTTCCACACGGGCCTGGACTTCGCCGCCCCGACGGGCACCCCGCTCAAGGCCATCCACACGGCCACGGTCAAGGAGGCGGGCTGGTCCGGCTCGTACGGCTACCGCACGGTGCTCCAGCTCGACGACGGCACGGAGCTCTGGTACTGCCACCAGTCCCAGATCAACGTCAGCGTCGGCCAGAAGGTCACGACGGGTCAGGTCATCGGCCGCGTCGGCGCGACCGGCAACGTCACGGGACCCCACCTCCACCTGGAGGTCCACCCCGGCGGCGGCGCGGCCGTCGACCCGTTCCCCTGGCTCGAGAAGGACGGGATGACACCGTGA
- a CDS encoding PrsW family intramembrane metalloprotease: MAVPATAVPASRHPHWWQRRSVQAGAVTTLLALSGLVILALVREQTGTQGFLVGLGLAVLPVPLLVAAFRWLDRVAPGPWRNLVFCFAWGACAAALIAIVANSFATHWIAAATADPSSADTLGATVIAPFVEESSKAAAVLLLFLFRRRDLTGLVDGVVVAGVTATGFAFTENILYLGTAFGDDQLSGDSGFASMTVATFFVRVVMSPFAHPLFTVLSGIGIGLAAGSGEGRRIRKVVLSLAGLLLAMGMHAMWNASSDFGDYGFLLVYVALMVPAFAGLTWLVVWSRQRELHTVRTELPVYVAAGWLPPHEPFVLGSMRARRSARQYAGQALGGKDAARVVADYEAYATSLAFLRHRGRRGRAGGDFAAREEALLQELWGRREVARPALAYATRELPASVWFTPHWSPGPYGPPLHTPYGYAPLPATPHGHRAPGGPGLPPGGPGPIHGPGPAHGPGPVQGPGLPYGHGPALPHGSGALHGAPYALPAMPHSPPQGQGQGQGQNPGPGTAFGPAGRPGHSGGVGSGHPGAE; this comes from the coding sequence ATCGCCGTTCCCGCCACCGCCGTACCCGCCTCCCGCCACCCGCACTGGTGGCAGCGACGTTCCGTGCAGGCCGGCGCGGTGACCACCCTGCTGGCACTGAGCGGCCTGGTGATCCTGGCCCTGGTCCGGGAACAGACCGGCACCCAGGGCTTCCTGGTCGGCCTCGGGCTCGCCGTGCTCCCGGTGCCGCTGCTGGTGGCGGCGTTCCGCTGGCTGGACCGGGTGGCGCCCGGGCCCTGGCGGAACCTGGTCTTCTGCTTCGCCTGGGGGGCCTGCGCGGCGGCGCTCATCGCGATCGTCGCCAACAGCTTCGCGACCCACTGGATAGCCGCCGCCACCGCCGACCCGTCCAGCGCCGACACCCTGGGCGCGACCGTGATCGCGCCGTTCGTGGAGGAGTCCTCGAAGGCCGCGGCGGTGCTGCTGCTCTTCCTCTTCCGCCGCCGGGACCTCACGGGGCTGGTCGACGGCGTGGTGGTCGCCGGGGTCACCGCGACCGGCTTCGCGTTCACCGAGAACATCCTCTACCTGGGCACCGCGTTCGGCGACGACCAGCTCTCCGGCGACAGCGGCTTCGCCTCGATGACGGTGGCCACGTTCTTCGTCCGGGTGGTGATGTCGCCCTTCGCGCACCCGCTGTTCACGGTGCTGTCCGGCATCGGCATCGGGCTCGCCGCCGGCTCCGGCGAGGGGCGCCGGATACGCAAGGTGGTGCTGTCGCTCGCCGGGCTGCTGCTGGCCATGGGCATGCACGCGATGTGGAACGCGTCCTCCGACTTCGGCGACTACGGCTTCCTGCTGGTCTACGTCGCGCTCATGGTGCCCGCGTTCGCGGGGCTGACCTGGCTGGTGGTCTGGAGCAGGCAGCGCGAGCTGCACACGGTCCGCACCGAGCTGCCGGTCTACGTGGCGGCCGGGTGGCTGCCGCCGCACGAGCCGTTCGTGCTGGGCTCCATGCGGGCACGCCGTTCGGCGCGCCAGTACGCCGGCCAGGCGCTCGGCGGCAAGGACGCCGCCCGCGTCGTCGCCGACTACGAGGCGTACGCCACCTCCCTGGCCTTCCTCCGGCACCGGGGGCGGCGCGGGCGCGCCGGCGGGGACTTCGCAGCCCGCGAGGAGGCGCTGCTGCAAGAGCTGTGGGGGCGCAGGGAGGTGGCCCGCCCCGCGCTGGCGTACGCCACCCGGGAGCTGCCGGCGTCCGTCTGGTTCACCCCGCACTGGTCACCGGGCCCCTACGGGCCCCCGCTCCACACCCCCTACGGCTACGCCCCGCTGCCCGCCACCCCGCACGGCCACCGCGCGCCCGGTGGCCCGGGGCTGCCCCCCGGCGGCCCCGGACCCATCCATGGCCCCGGACCCGCCCATGGCCCGGGCCCCGTCCAGGGCCCGGGGCTCCCCTACGGCCATGGCCCGGCGCTCCCCCACGGCTCCGGAGCCCTCCACGGCGCGCCCTACGCGCTCCCGGCGATGCCCCACAGCCCACCGCAAGGCCAGGGCCAGGGTCAGGGCCAGAACCCCGGGCCCGGCACCGCCTTCGGCCCGGCTGGGAGGCCGGGGCATTCCGGGGGCGTCGGGTCCGGGCACCCGGGCGCCGAGTGA